A stretch of the Thermostichus vulcanus str. 'Rupite' genome encodes the following:
- a CDS encoding ABC transporter permease, translating to MPPPGLNLRRWLNLDVIAPVIVGILFLVGWEVAVRVTGVPHYLLPGPILVVQTLVQEWGTLFPSLLITLQITVVAFFCATVSGLLISILFTQSKWIERSFFPYAVILQTMPIVSIAPLIIIWLRNNTFAAMVVCAWIVAFFPIISNTTLGLNSADHNLLNLFQLYKANRWQTLIYLRLPSAMPYFMGGLRISGGLSLIGAVVAEFVAGTGGQRAGIAYQILISSFNLQVPRMFAALIMVTSLGILIFVSMSALSDKILGKWHESAMRREN from the coding sequence ATGCCGCCCCCAGGGCTGAACCTGCGCAGGTGGCTCAACTTGGACGTGATTGCCCCAGTCATCGTTGGGATCCTCTTCTTGGTGGGTTGGGAGGTAGCCGTGCGGGTGACTGGAGTTCCCCACTACCTGTTGCCAGGGCCAATTTTGGTGGTGCAAACCCTAGTGCAAGAATGGGGAACGCTTTTCCCCTCCCTGTTAATCACGCTGCAAATTACGGTGGTGGCCTTCTTCTGTGCCACAGTTTCTGGGCTTTTGATCTCGATTTTGTTTACCCAAAGCAAGTGGATTGAGCGCAGCTTCTTTCCCTATGCGGTGATTTTGCAGACGATGCCGATTGTCTCGATTGCGCCGCTGATCATTATTTGGTTGCGGAATAATACCTTCGCGGCTATGGTGGTTTGCGCCTGGATTGTCGCCTTTTTCCCGATTATTTCCAATACCACCCTTGGCTTGAACAGTGCTGATCACAATTTGCTGAACCTGTTCCAACTTTACAAAGCCAATCGCTGGCAGACCTTGATTTATCTGCGTCTTCCCAGTGCGATGCCCTACTTTATGGGAGGGTTGCGCATCAGTGGAGGGTTGTCTTTGATTGGGGCTGTGGTGGCCGAGTTTGTCGCCGGTACGGGTGGGCAACGGGCTGGGATCGCGTACCAAATTTTGATTTCCAGCTTTAATTTACAAGTGCCACGGATGTTTGCGGCCTTGATCATGGTCACCAGTTTAGGGATCCTGATCTTTGTGTCGATGAGTGCTTTATCGGACAAGATATTGGGCAAGTGGCATGAGAGCGCTATGCGTCGGGAAAACTAA